GTTGAAAGCCCCGTCGTAGAACAACGGCTTTTAATTCATTAGTGTACCAAGATGCTGCTATACTCATAATAGTGGAAAGGTAATCAACCACTTAAAAAACCTAACTGTCGAAAGACAAAGCACTGAACCTTGATAATTGAATCTATGCGGTTCTACTGCATTGTTCTAGTTTCCTCCTAGCAGTAGGTAAAAGACTCATAGGGGCTAGACGACTCAGAATTTTGAAACAACTGTTTCAAACTAAACAGGACTTGCACTAATGCAAATAGGGTAGGGCATACCCGAATTAACGCTTGGGGAGAATCCCACCTCTGGTCTAGATGACGCAAGGACTCTAGGTTAAGTGGTTTCGTTGAACCAAGAATCCCCGTCGATTTATCGCGGGGAGTGTCAAATCCGTGGGGTTGAGCCGTCCGTAGGTCGTGGACTGAACATCTTGTACTAACATTACATAACCAGCGGTTGTGCCTGAAAACACATTTATCGGTATTTTGTTCATTTTCATACCTACGGGGTAATCATAAAAGTTTTTAGGGAGCATTTTCTGTATAAGTTTATTGATGTTAATTTATGCAGTTTTGTGCCGGGAAAGAACCGGAATTTTTATAAATTGACATATTAAGAGAGTAAAAATTACTCAATAATCTTACTTGTATAAACGAATAAATAAAAAAAACGCCAATTTGGCGAGATTTATAAAATTATCTTTGTTAAAGTATTGGTTGTAAAAGACTTGTGGGCTTAATAGTCCAAGGTTTACTACACTTCAAGAGCATTGATAGGATTACTAATTCCAATAGTTCTGTCAATTATGCTCTATGAATTGAAGATTGCTACGAGATTTTCTGTAGTGGTCTCAACCAATCCCTTCTTCTCGCAAAAGGGACAAGTAGAATCATAAGTCCTTGTTGATTTACTCCTATCCTTACCTCGTTCAACCATGATATGAACGGGGTATTTTTCATGGTTTTTCTCACGACAATTTACGACTAAGACACCCCAGACAAAATTAAAATGTCTGAGGTGTTATTGTGCATCAGGGTGTTTATTAACGTGAAATCAAAATTGTTTTGGTAGCCCAGCCTGCTTTAAAATAGCATTAGCTGTATGGCGTGATTTTATACAGTTGTCAACAACAAACGATTGCTGATTGATTGGACTGTGCCAAAGTTCATGATCTCCCTTCCCGTGACGTTTAAAATAACACCCTGAGTCTAAAAGAATTTGTTTAAGTTGTGGAGTATAGGAAATGCCCATTTTAACAAGCCATAGTAATAGGTTCGAGTAAATGGCTTGTCAAATCTAAAAAGAGAGGTTCTGTACTCGAAAGCTGCACTTGATTTAGCTCAATAAGCTCTGGAATCATCACTTTCAGCTTTTCTGACAGCTTTTCTGCTGTATCAGCTTCTGTTGCTAATCCAGGTAAATCATCACTTGTAGCAACCCAAACTCTAGCTTCAGCATCCCAAAAAGCCTGTACTGCAATGACTTTTTTTCCCATATCGTTTGCTCTCTATCTGATAGGTTGGGGATTTCTATCTTTAGTGTAGGACAAAGTTGGAAAAGATATATTTCACTTTCTGGTCAAATTTCAGTAACTTTCACATAGAGCGATCGCATGATGGCGGATATGATCTTCAATAAAACTAGCGATAAAATAATAACTGTGGTCGTAGCCTGTTTGGTAACGTAAGTTGAGAGGCTGATTCACAGATGCACAAGCTTGCTCAAACACTTCTGGAAGTAATTCTTCAGCTAAAAATTTATCCGCAGTTCCTTGGTCAATCAAAATGGGACTGTGATATCCTAATTGTTGGACTAATTGACTAGCATCATAATTACGCCACGTTTCTTGATTTTTGCCTAGATAACCACTGAAAGCCTTTTGACCCCAAGGCGATCGCATTGGTGCAGCAATCGGTGCAAAAGCTGAAACTGATTTATATAGATGCGGGTTTCTTATAGCACATACTAGCGCTCCATGTCCTCCCATTGAATGACCAAAAATACCTTGTTTATCAGGTATAATTGGGAAATTTGCGGCAATTATCGCTGGTAATTCCTGGACGATATAACTATACATTTGGTAATGCTGATGCCAAGGTTCCTCAGTAGCATCCACATAAAAACCTGCACCTGTACCAAAATCCCAATCGTCATCTTCACCTGCAATACCAGTGTTGCGGGGGCTAGTATCTGGTGCGACTAATATTAAGCCGTACTCAGATGCGTAACGCTGCGCCCCAGCTTTGGCTAGAAAATTCTCTTCAGTACAAGTCAAGCCAGAAAGGAAATAGAGAACGGGTATTGGCTGTTGAGTGGCTTGTGGTGGTTCATAGACGGCGAAACGCATCTGACTTTTACAGGTGGAAGAAAGGTGAGAGTAAAAGCCGAGTTGGCCGCCAAAGCTTTGATATTCTGAGATCAGATCCAGATTAGTCATGATTGATCAAGTTTTAGGCGATGATTCCATCAAATCATCATTTGCCGCTTCAGACGGATAAAAGCGATCGCTCATCACTTCTAGCAGAGTATACAAACATTGTTGGGGAAAAGTTGATAATGGCAAGTTGGTTTCACTTGATGCTAAATCTCTAGCATTTTCATAGGCTTCTGGGAGTATTTTTTCTAAGTCAGGCTTGAGACGAGAATTTTCGCTGAGTAATTTGAGAATCTCCCGCCGTTGAAGTCGAATGATTACCAACCAATTACGACTGCGTTGTGCTGATTTAAATTCCCACTTGAGTAAAGTTCCAATTAATATGCTGAGGCGATTTCGTAATTCTTGACGTTCCAGTCTCCCTAAAGATTCGATCTCCGCAATTAAATTGGGTAAGTCCAGCTGGTTCCATTGCTGATTACGCAGCAGATAAGATTGTTGCTTTGTCCAAGCAGCAAAGTCGGTTTTATAGAGGTTATCTTTGAGATTTGCCAATGATTTTCCAGTTTGTGGTGTTTGCATGACTCAACAGACGCGATTCATCGTACAATTTTGTTTCTGCCCAATCAGTACCGAAGGTTTTTTGGGTGAATATTTCCCAATGCTCATGTAATTTTACAAGCGATTGCCTCTTGTATTTCAGACAATTAAAATGTCACTACGCTGCGGATTGATTCGCCTTTGTGCATTAAATCAAAAGCTGTATTAATCTCTTCAATCGGCATGACATGAGTAATTAAATCATCAATATTTATTTTTCCATCCATATACCAATCTACAATTTTCGGCACATCTGTACGCCCCCTAGCGCCACCAAATGCCGAACCTTTCCAAACGCGTCCAGTTACTAATTGAAAAGGACGAGTCCTGATTTCTTGTCCTGCACCAGCGACACCAATAACGACACTCACGCCCCAACCTTTATGACAGCATTCTAAGGCTTGACGCATCACATTTACATTACCAATACATTCAAAACTATAATCAGCACCGCCTTTGGTTAAGTCCACTAAATAAGGAACTAAATCACCCTCAACTTCTTGGGGATTGACAAAGTGTGTCATCCCAAATTTTTCGGCTAATGCGCGTTTGCTGGGATTAATATCTACCCCGACAATCATATTCGCTCCCACCATCCGCGCCCCTTGGATGACATTCAAACCAATACCGCCTAAGCCAAAAACCACGACGTTTGCTCCTGGTTCCACTTTGGCTGTATTAATAACTGCACCCACGCCAGTAGTTACACCACAGCCAATATAACAAACTTTATCAAAGGGGGCATCTGGGCGAATTTTGGCGACGGCAATTTCTGGTAATACTGTGTAATTAGCAAAGGTAGATGTACCCATGTAATGATGCAGCATTTCCCCGCCAATACTAAAGCGACTGGTGCCATCGGGCATGACACCGCGCCCTTGAGTGAGGCGAATTGCTTGACAAAGATTGGTCTTCATGCTTAAGCAATATTCACACTGCCGGCATTCTGGAGTATATAGAGGAATGACATGATCTCCTGGCTTGAGGCTAGTCACACCAGCACCAACTTCTACTACCACACCAGCGCCTTCATGTCCCAAAATTGCGGGAAATAAACCTTCAGGATCATCACCAGAAAGGGTGTAAGCATCGGTATGGCAAACTCCAGAGGCTTTAATCTCAATTAAGACTTCCCCGGCTCGTGGTGGCGATAATTCCACGGTTTCAATAGTCAACGGCTTACCCGCGCCGTAAGCGACTGCTGCTTTAACTTCCACAATTAGCCTTCCTGTATAAAAGTTGTATCAATGGGCTGATATGAGTTTATATCGGCAAG
This window of the Nodularia sp. LEGE 06071 genome carries:
- a CDS encoding DUF1902 domain-containing protein; protein product: MGKKVIAVQAFWDAEARVWVATSDDLPGLATEADTAEKLSEKLKVMIPELIELNQVQLSSTEPLFLDLTSHLLEPITMAC
- the fghA gene encoding S-formylglutathione hydrolase, producing the protein MTNLDLISEYQSFGGQLGFYSHLSSTCKSQMRFAVYEPPQATQQPIPVLYFLSGLTCTEENFLAKAGAQRYASEYGLILVAPDTSPRNTGIAGEDDDWDFGTGAGFYVDATEEPWHQHYQMYSYIVQELPAIIAANFPIIPDKQGIFGHSMGGHGALVCAIRNPHLYKSVSAFAPIAAPMRSPWGQKAFSGYLGKNQETWRNYDASQLVQQLGYHSPILIDQGTADKFLAEELLPEVFEQACASVNQPLNLRYQTGYDHSYYFIASFIEDHIRHHAIALCESY
- a CDS encoding DUF29 domain-containing protein, whose protein sequence is MQTPQTGKSLANLKDNLYKTDFAAWTKQQSYLLRNQQWNQLDLPNLIAEIESLGRLERQELRNRLSILIGTLLKWEFKSAQRSRNWLVIIRLQRREILKLLSENSRLKPDLEKILPEAYENARDLASSETNLPLSTFPQQCLYTLLEVMSDRFYPSEAANDDLMESSPKT
- a CDS encoding S-(hydroxymethyl)glutathione dehydrogenase/class III alcohol dehydrogenase; this encodes MEVKAAVAYGAGKPLTIETVELSPPRAGEVLIEIKASGVCHTDAYTLSGDDPEGLFPAILGHEGAGVVVEVGAGVTSLKPGDHVIPLYTPECRQCEYCLSMKTNLCQAIRLTQGRGVMPDGTSRFSIGGEMLHHYMGTSTFANYTVLPEIAVAKIRPDAPFDKVCYIGCGVTTGVGAVINTAKVEPGANVVVFGLGGIGLNVIQGARMVGANMIVGVDINPSKRALAEKFGMTHFVNPQEVEGDLVPYLVDLTKGGADYSFECIGNVNVMRQALECCHKGWGVSVVIGVAGAGQEIRTRPFQLVTGRVWKGSAFGGARGRTDVPKIVDWYMDGKINIDDLITHVMPIEEINTAFDLMHKGESIRSVVTF